One genomic region from Mycobacterium basiliense encodes:
- a CDS encoding zinc-dependent metalloprotease: MGTVDPMGDVPFGFSSGDDSPEDRSGGDKRRSNEPDFGSGGNPLGPFGISGDFGMADLGQIFTRLGEMFGGVGSAMAAGKSSGPVNYELARQVAASSLGFVAPIPDTTNSAIADAVHLADTWLNGATSLPAGTTKAVGWSPTDWVDNTLEVWKRLCDPMAQQISSVWASSLPDEAKSMAGPLLSMMSQMGGIAFGSQLGQALGRLSREVLTSTDIGLPLGPKGLAAILPDAVESFASGLEQPRSEIMTFLAAREAAHHRLFSHVPWLASQLLGAVEAYAMGMKIDMTGIEELARDFNPATLADPAAMEQLLSQGVFEPKATPAQTQALERLETLLALIEGWVQTVVTDALGERIPGTAALSETLRRRRASGGPAEQTFATLVGLELRPRKLREAGALWDRLTQAGGVDARDGVWQHPDLLPVAEDLDDPAAFIDRVIGGDTSGIDEALSDLKAELDRDIRNTEGPDSGSVDN; the protein is encoded by the coding sequence ATGGGTACGGTTGACCCTATGGGTGACGTGCCGTTCGGCTTCTCGTCCGGAGACGACTCCCCGGAAGATCGATCTGGGGGCGACAAGCGCAGGAGCAACGAACCCGATTTCGGATCGGGTGGCAACCCGCTGGGCCCGTTCGGCATCAGCGGGGATTTCGGCATGGCCGACCTGGGGCAGATCTTCACCCGACTGGGCGAGATGTTCGGCGGCGTGGGCAGCGCGATGGCCGCCGGAAAGAGCTCAGGACCGGTGAATTACGAGCTGGCCCGCCAGGTCGCGGCCAGCTCGCTCGGTTTCGTTGCGCCCATCCCCGACACGACAAACTCAGCGATAGCCGATGCAGTCCACCTGGCCGATACGTGGCTGAACGGTGCGACCTCGCTGCCCGCCGGCACCACCAAGGCGGTGGGGTGGAGCCCCACCGACTGGGTCGACAACACCTTGGAGGTCTGGAAGCGCCTGTGCGATCCAATGGCCCAGCAGATCTCGTCGGTGTGGGCCTCCTCGCTGCCCGACGAGGCCAAAAGCATGGCGGGCCCGCTGCTATCGATGATGTCGCAGATGGGCGGTATCGCGTTCGGTTCGCAGTTAGGCCAGGCCCTGGGCCGGCTCTCGCGCGAGGTGTTGACCTCCACCGATATCGGTCTGCCGCTGGGGCCCAAAGGTTTGGCCGCGATCCTGCCCGACGCTGTCGAATCATTTGCCTCGGGGCTCGAGCAGCCCCGCAGCGAGATCATGACGTTTCTGGCCGCCCGGGAAGCTGCACACCATCGCCTGTTCAGCCATGTTCCCTGGCTGGCCAGCCAGCTGTTGGGCGCAGTCGAGGCCTATGCCATGGGCATGAAGATCGACATGACCGGCATCGAGGAACTAGCACGCGATTTCAATCCGGCGACACTGGCCGATCCCGCCGCCATGGAGCAGCTGCTGAGCCAGGGGGTGTTCGAGCCCAAGGCAACGCCGGCGCAAACCCAGGCGCTGGAACGTCTCGAGACGCTGCTCGCCCTGATCGAGGGCTGGGTCCAGACCGTGGTGACCGACGCGTTGGGCGAACGGATTCCGGGGACCGCGGCTCTCAGCGAGACCCTGCGCCGGCGTCGGGCCAGCGGCGGGCCCGCCGAACAGACCTTCGCGACGCTGGTGGGGTTGGAGCTGCGGCCGCGCAAACTGCGTGAGGCCGGCGCCTTGTGGGACCGTCTGACGCAAGCAGGCGGTGTGGACGCCCGCGACGGGGTTTGGCAACACCCGGACCTGCTGCCGGTGGCCGAGGATCTCGACGACCCGGCCGCGTTCATCGACCGAGTCATCGGCGGTGACACCAGCGGGATCGATGAAGCCCTTTCCGACTTGAAAGCCGAACTCGACCGCGACATCCGCAACACCGAGGGCCCCGATTCCGGATCTGTGGATAACTGA
- a CDS encoding YlbL family protein — protein sequence MNRRILTLMVALVPIVVFGVLLAVVTVPFVSLGPGPTFDTLGEVDGQQVVQIVGTQTHPTSGHLNMTTVSQRDALTLGEAMTLWLSGQEQLVPRDLVYPPGKSREEVDKANNADFKNSEEDAEYAALGYLKYPEAVTVAKVTDPGPSAGKLQAGDAIDAVNGAAVANVEQFTAVLKNTKPGQVVVIDYRRKNEPAGVAQITLGSNKDRDYGFMGVAVLDAPWAPFVVNFHLANVGGPSAGLMFSLAVVDKLTTGDLTGSRFIAGTGTIGVDGKVGPIGGITHKMAAARAAGATVFLVPAKNCYEAASDTPSGLRLVKVETLSQAVDALHAMTSGAPTPSC from the coding sequence GTGAACAGGCGGATTTTGACCTTGATGGTCGCGCTGGTGCCCATCGTGGTGTTCGGGGTGTTGCTCGCGGTGGTGACGGTGCCGTTTGTGTCACTGGGGCCGGGCCCCACCTTCGACACCCTCGGCGAGGTCGACGGCCAGCAGGTAGTCCAGATTGTGGGAACTCAAACCCACCCGACCTCGGGTCACCTCAATATGACGACGGTGTCTCAGCGTGACGCTCTGACCTTGGGCGAAGCCATGACGCTATGGCTGTCGGGGCAAGAACAGCTGGTGCCGCGTGACCTGGTTTACCCGCCGGGCAAATCGCGTGAGGAGGTCGACAAAGCCAACAATGCCGACTTCAAGAACTCCGAAGAGGACGCGGAGTACGCAGCCCTGGGCTATCTGAAGTATCCGGAGGCGGTGACAGTTGCCAAGGTCACCGATCCCGGACCGTCGGCGGGCAAGCTGCAGGCCGGAGACGCCATCGACGCGGTCAACGGCGCCGCGGTAGCCAACGTGGAGCAGTTCACGGCGGTGCTGAAGAACACCAAGCCCGGCCAAGTGGTCGTCATCGACTACCGTCGCAAGAATGAGCCGGCCGGTGTTGCGCAGATCACTCTCGGTTCCAACAAGGATCGCGACTACGGCTTCATGGGAGTCGCGGTGCTCGATGCGCCGTGGGCGCCGTTCGTCGTCAACTTCCACCTGGCCAACGTGGGTGGCCCGTCAGCCGGACTGATGTTCAGTTTGGCCGTTGTGGACAAGCTGACCACCGGTGATTTGACTGGGTCGCGGTTTATTGCGGGGACCGGAACCATCGGTGTGGACGGGAAGGTCGGCCCCATTGGGGGCATCACCCACAAGATGGCCGCCGCCCGGGCCGCCGGCGCCACGGTGTTCCTGGTGCCTGCCAAGAACTGTTACGAGGCGGCCTCCGATACCCCGAGTGGCTTGCGCCTGGTCAAGGTCGAAACGCTCAGCCAAGCGGTGGACGCGTTGCACGCGATGACATCGGGGGCGCCAACGCCGAGTTGCTAG
- a CDS encoding UPF0182 family protein codes for MGMRPTARMPKLTRRSRVLILIALAVIVVLLAGPRLIDAYVDWLWFGELGYRSVFTTVLVTRFLVFLVAGFLVGGIVFAGLALAYRTRPVFVPNSENDPVARYRAVVVSRLRLVGIGIPVAIGLLAGIVAQSYWVRIQLFLHGGDFGLRDPQFGKDLGFYAFELPFYRLLLSYLFVAVFLAFVANLVAHYLFGGIRLSGRSGALSRSARIQLVSLVGLLVVLKAVAYWFDRYELLSHTRGGKPFTGAGYTDINAVLPAKLILMAIALICAAAVFSAIVLRDLRIPAIGLVLLLLSSLIVGAAWPMIVEQISVKPNAAQKESEYISRSITATRAAYGLTSDVVTYRNYAGDGQATAQQVASDRATTSNIRLLDPTIVSPAFTQFQQGKNFYYFPDQLSIDRYLDRGGNLRDYVVAARELNPDRLIDNQRDWINRHTVYTHGNGFIASPANTVRGIANDPNQNGGYPEFLVNVVGANGTVVSDGPAQLDQPRIYYGPVISDTAADYAIVGRNGADREYDYETSTETKNYTYTGSGGVPIGSWISRSVFAAKFAERNFLFSNVIGSNSKILFNRDPAQRVEAVAPWLTTDSAVYPAIVNKRLVWILDGYTTLDNYPYSQLTSLSSATADSNEVAFNKLAPDKQVSYIRNSVKATVDAYDGTVTLYQQDEQDPVLRAWMQVFPGTVKPKSDITPELAEHLRYPEDLFKVQRMLLAKYHVNDPVTFFSTSDFWDVPLDPNPTASSYQPPYYIVAKNIAKNDNSASYQLISAMNRFKRDYLAAYISASSDPATYGRITVLTIPGQVNGPKLANNAITTDPAVSQDLGVIGRDNQNRIRWGNLLTLPVGQAGLLYVEPVYASPGASDAASSYPRLIRVAMMYNDKVGYGPTVRDALNGLFGPGAGDAATGIQPTEGGAPQNAPPNNTPTPAEAPPGSPAPPPTAVPPVPDGSATLSPAKAAAMKEIQAAIGAARDAQKKGDFAAYGAALQRLDDAITKFNNTK; via the coding sequence GTGGGGATGCGGCCCACCGCAAGGATGCCGAAGCTGACTCGGCGAAGCCGGGTTCTGATCTTGATCGCATTGGCGGTGATCGTTGTCCTGCTTGCCGGTCCACGCCTGATCGACGCGTACGTCGACTGGCTGTGGTTCGGCGAGCTGGGTTATCGGTCGGTGTTCACCACCGTGCTGGTGACCCGGTTCCTAGTGTTTTTAGTGGCGGGCTTCTTGGTCGGCGGCATCGTGTTCGCTGGGCTGGCGCTGGCTTACCGCACCCGCCCGGTTTTCGTGCCGAACAGCGAGAACGACCCCGTGGCGCGCTATCGCGCCGTCGTGGTTAGCCGGCTGCGGCTGGTGGGCATCGGCATCCCGGTCGCCATCGGTCTGCTCGCTGGCATCGTCGCGCAGAGCTACTGGGTTCGAATTCAGCTGTTTTTGCACGGTGGCGATTTCGGGCTACGGGATCCGCAGTTCGGCAAGGACCTGGGTTTCTACGCGTTCGAGCTGCCGTTCTACCGGCTATTGCTCAGCTACCTGTTCGTGGCGGTCTTTCTGGCGTTCGTGGCAAATCTGGTGGCGCACTACCTGTTCGGTGGCATCCGGTTGTCGGGGCGCAGCGGTGCGCTGAGCCGGTCGGCCCGCATCCAATTGGTCAGCCTGGTCGGTTTACTGGTGGTACTTAAGGCCGTCGCCTATTGGTTCGACCGCTACGAGCTGCTGTCGCACACTCGCGGTGGCAAGCCATTTACCGGCGCCGGGTATACCGACATCAATGCGGTGCTGCCGGCGAAGCTGATCCTGATGGCCATCGCGTTGATCTGCGCCGCCGCGGTGTTCTCCGCTATCGTTCTGCGCGACTTGCGGATTCCCGCCATCGGACTGGTGTTGCTGTTGTTGTCGTCGCTGATCGTCGGCGCCGCCTGGCCAATGATCGTTGAGCAGATCAGCGTCAAACCCAATGCCGCGCAAAAGGAAAGCGAATACATCAGCCGAAGCATCACCGCGACGAGGGCGGCCTACGGTTTGACATCGGACGTGGTGACATATCGCAACTACGCCGGTGATGGCCAGGCCACCGCGCAGCAGGTCGCTTCCGACCGCGCGACGACCTCCAACATTCGGCTGCTTGACCCCACGATTGTCAGCCCGGCATTCACCCAGTTTCAGCAGGGGAAGAACTTCTACTACTTCCCCGACCAGTTGTCCATCGACCGCTACCTAGACCGCGGCGGTAACCTGCGCGACTACGTCGTGGCGGCGCGTGAACTCAACCCCGACCGGCTGATCGACAACCAGCGAGATTGGATCAACCGGCACACCGTATACACCCACGGCAACGGGTTCATTGCCTCGCCGGCCAATACCGTGCGGGGTATCGCCAACGACCCCAACCAAAACGGTGGCTACCCGGAGTTTCTGGTCAACGTCGTGGGTGCCAACGGCACCGTGGTATCCGACGGGCCGGCACAGTTGGATCAGCCGCGGATCTACTACGGACCTGTCATCTCTGACACGGCGGCCGACTACGCGATCGTCGGGCGCAACGGTGCCGACCGGGAATATGATTATGAGACCAGCACCGAAACCAAGAATTACACCTACACCGGCAGCGGCGGAGTGCCGATCGGCAGCTGGATTTCCCGCTCAGTGTTTGCGGCGAAGTTCGCCGAGCGAAACTTTTTGTTCTCCAACGTTATTGGTTCCAACAGCAAGATCCTGTTCAACCGTGACCCGGCGCAGCGAGTAGAGGCGGTGGCGCCGTGGCTGACAACCGACAGCGCGGTCTACCCGGCGATCGTGAACAAGCGTCTAGTGTGGATTCTCGACGGCTATACCACGTTGGACAACTACCCCTACTCCCAGCTGACCTCGCTGTCGTCGGCGACCGCCGACTCCAACGAGGTGGCGTTCAACAAGCTGGCGCCCGACAAGCAGGTCTCCTACATTCGCAATTCGGTCAAGGCCACGGTGGATGCCTACGACGGCACCGTCACGCTCTACCAGCAGGACGAGCAGGATCCGGTCCTGCGTGCCTGGATGCAGGTCTTCCCCGGGACGGTCAAACCCAAGAGCGACATCACCCCCGAACTCGCCGAACATTTGCGCTATCCGGAGGATCTGTTCAAGGTCCAGCGCATGCTGCTGGCCAAATATCACGTCAACGACCCGGTGACGTTCTTCTCCACCTCCGATTTCTGGGACGTGCCGCTAGACCCGAATCCGACCGCCAGCAGCTATCAGCCGCCGTATTACATCGTCGCGAAAAACATTGCTAAGAACGATAATTCGGCGTCATACCAGTTGATCAGCGCGATGAACAGGTTCAAGCGCGACTATCTGGCCGCCTACATCAGCGCCAGCTCGGACCCGGCGACCTACGGCAGGATCACGGTGCTGACTATTCCCGGACAGGTCAACGGACCCAAGCTGGCCAACAACGCCATCACCACCGATCCCGCGGTATCCCAGGACCTCGGTGTGATCGGACGAGACAACCAAAACCGCATCCGGTGGGGCAACTTGCTGACGCTGCCGGTGGGTCAGGCGGGATTGCTCTACGTCGAACCCGTTTATGCCTCCCCGGGGGCCAGCGACGCCGCCTCGTCGTACCCGAGGCTGATCCGCGTGGCAATGATGTACAACGACAAGGTCGGATACGGCCCGACCGTACGCGACGCGCTCAACGGGTTGTTCGGGCCCGGTGCGGGTGACGCCGCGACCGGCATCCAACCCACCGAGGGTGGGGCGCCGCAGAACGCTCCGCCTAACAACACGCCCACGCCCGCCGAAGCGCCGCCAGGATCACCGGCGCCGCCACCTACCGCCGTGCCCCCGGTGCCGGACGGCTCGGCCACGTTGTCCCCGGCCAAGGCCGCCGCCATGAAGGAGATCCAGGCGGCCATCGGCGCGGCGCGCGACGCGCAGAAGAAGGGCGACTTTGCCGCTTACGGGGCGGCACTGCAACGGCTTGACGACGCCATCACCAAGTTCAACAACACCAAGTAG
- a CDS encoding putative alpha/beta hydrolase, which yields MRYISKPALIAEAGGDPWAINQSLQAGRPFQISHLAEAFHAAGRCTTEANYAFEQARKRFDAAWNHQNGDHPTNDSAEVLRVTRSLGAQSLQLPKIGVDLENIAAALAEAQKSAAGQIATLEGQLQQLDTVIGQAVAMENDPTLSVQDRDALDALITSCEDNAIHDTKNSMGQLESTRNGYSGTLQKALATLRAHGYHPAAIQGLDGPQSPVPALPEDPAQFAQAWNTLTPQQKDAEYQQNPFIGNHPGMPWDPPDHLGKDHYNRLQLSDLEQQSQADVDRMQQRVDQLLAKLYMGDHGQATTDELNGLKPQLLAARHALQGYQTVQATLSRDDGVRRYLGLIDDQGHAAVAIGNPDYAGRNALFVPGTGQDLPTFEGSDLKSLRMYYAALAANPDLKPGDVAVTTWMGYDRPMNLFEAASPDRARAGAQALGLFERGMRATHVGAPSIDTVIGHSYGSTAVGAAATGGNHLAADNVIAVGSPGMLSHHASELNLDPGANVYGMRARNDIIELVTDLTLGHDPAAQEYGGRRLLASPGPSSDPIGLTPSVAAHSSYWSEGNPALLNMGAVIAGVPPPNTIPSEGGR from the coding sequence TTGCGGTATATAAGCAAACCAGCGCTGATCGCCGAAGCTGGCGGTGATCCGTGGGCGATCAATCAGAGCCTGCAGGCCGGCCGTCCCTTTCAGATTTCTCACTTGGCGGAGGCGTTTCATGCCGCAGGGCGATGCACCACCGAAGCCAACTACGCGTTCGAGCAAGCCCGTAAGCGCTTCGATGCGGCATGGAACCACCAGAATGGTGATCACCCAACCAACGACTCCGCCGAAGTGCTGCGGGTGACCAGGTCCCTTGGCGCGCAGTCGCTGCAGTTGCCCAAAATCGGTGTGGACCTGGAAAACATCGCCGCAGCGTTGGCCGAGGCGCAGAAGTCCGCGGCCGGACAGATCGCGACGCTAGAGGGTCAGTTGCAGCAGCTCGACACCGTGATCGGCCAAGCGGTGGCGATGGAAAACGATCCCACCCTAAGCGTTCAGGATCGGGATGCGCTCGATGCGTTAATCACCTCCTGTGAGGACAACGCGATCCACGACACCAAAAACTCGATGGGCCAGCTCGAATCGACGCGCAACGGCTACTCGGGCACCCTGCAGAAGGCGTTGGCCACCCTGCGCGCCCACGGCTACCACCCGGCGGCCATTCAGGGATTGGACGGGCCACAGTCCCCGGTGCCGGCGCTGCCGGAAGACCCTGCGCAATTCGCTCAAGCCTGGAATACCCTCACGCCGCAGCAAAAAGACGCCGAGTACCAACAGAATCCGTTCATCGGCAACCATCCGGGAATGCCCTGGGACCCGCCGGACCATTTGGGCAAGGACCACTACAACCGGCTGCAGCTGTCGGATCTGGAGCAGCAATCCCAAGCCGACGTCGACCGGATGCAGCAGCGGGTCGATCAGCTGCTAGCCAAGCTGTATATGGGTGACCACGGCCAGGCGACCACCGACGAGCTCAACGGGCTAAAGCCTCAACTGTTGGCGGCCAGACACGCGCTGCAGGGCTATCAGACGGTGCAGGCAACCCTGAGCCGCGATGACGGGGTCAGGCGCTACCTTGGCCTCATCGACGACCAGGGCCACGCCGCCGTAGCCATCGGGAACCCCGACTACGCCGGCCGCAACGCGCTGTTCGTCCCCGGCACCGGCCAAGATTTGCCCACCTTCGAAGGCAGCGACCTAAAGTCGCTGCGCATGTACTACGCGGCGCTGGCGGCGAACCCCGACCTGAAACCCGGCGATGTCGCGGTGACGACCTGGATGGGATATGACCGCCCGATGAATCTCTTCGAGGCGGCATCGCCCGATCGCGCCCGGGCCGGCGCCCAGGCTCTCGGCTTGTTCGAACGTGGCATGCGGGCCACCCATGTCGGAGCGCCGTCGATCGACACCGTGATCGGGCACAGCTACGGCTCCACGGCGGTCGGTGCCGCGGCCACCGGCGGAAATCACCTCGCCGCCGACAACGTCATCGCGGTGGGCAGCCCCGGGATGCTCTCGCACCATGCCAGCGAGCTCAACCTCGATCCCGGTGCCAATGTTTACGGCATGCGCGCCCGCAACGACATCATCGAATTGGTCACCGACCTGACCCTCGGTCATGACCCGGCGGCCCAGGAGTACGGCGGCAGACGGTTGTTGGCGTCACCAGGTCCCAGCAGTGACCCGATTGGGCTGACGCCCAGCGTCGCCGCCCACAGCAGCTACTGGAGCGAGGGCAACCCCGCACTATTGAACATGGGCGCGGTCATCGCCGGTGTCCCGCCGCCAAACACCATCCCTAGCGAAGGGGGGCGTTGA
- a CDS encoding DUF4242 domain-containing protein: MPIFMVERNYAEVLEPSLEVADGINRINEQEGVRWLYSFLSADKRKTYCLYEAPSPEAIRTAATRAGLPADVVVEVSERVLPDGASAQI, encoded by the coding sequence GTGCCGATATTCATGGTCGAGCGCAACTACGCCGAGGTGCTCGAACCCAGCCTCGAAGTCGCCGATGGCATCAATCGGATCAACGAACAGGAAGGCGTCCGCTGGTTGTACTCGTTTCTTTCCGCGGACAAACGAAAGACGTATTGCCTGTATGAGGCGCCGTCGCCGGAGGCCATCAGGACCGCCGCCACGCGCGCGGGTCTGCCCGCCGATGTCGTCGTCGAGGTAAGCGAGCGGGTCTTGCCGGATGGCGCTTCGGCCCAGATCTGA
- a CDS encoding ATP-binding protein has translation MAPWMPPPLPAELTARRRSALVGRTAELAAFEQVWERVEDGGRQAVFIGGEPGAGKTRLAAEVAGRLADHGVAVLVGSSTADADVPYAPFAEALDRLLIAAPPGSVADALADAGPQLRRLTTHVDRHLAEDRAEVDVGSTRQALFDALTGFLRRLAIDRPIALILEDLHWAQLPTLAMLEHVLIGCADIRLLLAATFRTTEPDRSAELTTRLAELHRFDGIRRLDLAGLDTEAIAEFVRRTQRLAPGSARMAAALLRDKTGGNPFFMTELCNDLEIRGGITTLGLQQIVPASIGDAITRRLSGLGCAVRKVIEQAAVLGQTFDLPALIASNDNDLPATLTAIDSAQGLGLIRPVHDSDGEFTFVHALTREAVVAAMAASALRIMHARAAEALEGRADPAVVPRLANHYLQAHVLGFHDQALRYARKAAQMAEQSLAYEDAAKWFERAASLPELNPEDRARMNFGAAANHVRAGDFARGRAIYERISTMDSPLIRLEAAVGYEDASWRPGLADSKAADLLASALESCGLDTQDPRYVQALGSFGRALAFAGEAEHAREIGDRAIELGRAINDPRVMKHALTTSLWHGLAPEMCEIQSDRSAELLRVAQSCRDYDALGSAAHFRATVSYLAGRPDDLAASAADMQRAVQACGQPFYGFVSACVEHALSYLRGDFAGAEHWADIALRTGSLFGVDGTEGSNGVQMFMIRRETGDLKRFAGFVDGSEKFAGRWVPGLLALYTELKCERGMTRALNHLLNRNLGDRTTEAQWPMELAFMLEAAFELDNREAIHVLRPYIARYAGRNLLAGQFVAVFGSADRYLARIAALKGDHDSAERHFGEALEMDRRMGSVVHVTETMIRQALFAESRGRTQQARQLADEVRRIAGPMGQSRVVDLADSLLTMSPQGPDGLTDREVDVLRLLAEGLSNREIGQRLYISTNTAANHVRSILLKIGAANRTQAAMYAADHELLR, from the coding sequence ATGGCGCCGTGGATGCCACCACCGCTTCCCGCCGAGCTGACGGCACGTCGCCGCAGTGCGCTGGTGGGGCGCACGGCAGAGCTCGCGGCCTTCGAGCAAGTATGGGAGCGCGTTGAGGACGGCGGCCGCCAAGCGGTTTTTATTGGCGGTGAACCCGGAGCCGGCAAGACGCGGCTGGCCGCCGAAGTAGCGGGACGACTGGCCGACCACGGTGTCGCGGTGTTGGTGGGTAGTTCCACCGCCGACGCCGATGTCCCGTACGCACCGTTCGCCGAGGCATTGGACCGTCTGCTGATCGCCGCCCCCCCGGGCTCGGTGGCCGACGCGCTGGCGGACGCCGGACCGCAGCTGCGGCGACTGACAACCCACGTCGATCGGCATCTGGCCGAAGACCGCGCGGAGGTGGACGTCGGGTCAACCCGACAGGCGCTTTTCGACGCGTTGACCGGTTTCCTGCGGCGGCTGGCGATCGATCGCCCCATTGCGCTGATCCTCGAGGACCTGCACTGGGCACAGCTGCCCACCCTCGCGATGCTCGAACACGTGCTGATCGGCTGCGCCGATATCCGCCTGTTGTTGGCGGCCACCTTTCGCACCACCGAACCGGACCGCTCTGCGGAACTCACCACCCGGCTGGCCGAGCTACACCGGTTCGACGGCATCCGGCGCCTGGATCTGGCGGGTCTAGACACCGAGGCGATCGCCGAGTTCGTGCGGCGCACCCAACGGCTGGCTCCCGGGTCGGCGCGCATGGCTGCTGCCCTATTGCGCGACAAGACCGGAGGCAATCCGTTCTTCATGACCGAACTCTGTAACGACCTGGAAATCCGGGGCGGGATCACCACACTGGGTTTGCAACAGATCGTTCCCGCGTCGATCGGAGACGCCATTACCCGCCGCCTGAGCGGCCTGGGTTGCGCCGTCCGCAAGGTGATCGAGCAGGCCGCGGTGCTCGGCCAAACGTTTGATCTGCCCGCGCTCATCGCCAGCAACGACAACGACCTTCCCGCGACCTTGACCGCGATCGATTCGGCCCAAGGCCTGGGGTTGATCCGGCCAGTTCACGACTCCGACGGGGAGTTCACGTTCGTCCATGCGCTCACCCGCGAAGCCGTCGTCGCCGCCATGGCGGCGTCGGCGCTGCGAATCATGCACGCGCGGGCGGCCGAAGCGCTGGAGGGTCGCGCCGATCCAGCGGTGGTGCCCCGTTTGGCCAACCACTACCTGCAGGCCCATGTGTTGGGCTTCCACGATCAGGCCCTGCGGTACGCGCGGAAAGCGGCCCAGATGGCCGAACAAAGCCTCGCCTACGAGGACGCGGCAAAATGGTTCGAGCGGGCGGCATCGCTTCCCGAACTAAATCCCGAGGATCGCGCACGGATGAATTTTGGTGCGGCGGCAAATCACGTGCGGGCCGGTGATTTCGCTCGAGGCCGGGCCATCTACGAGCGCATCAGCACGATGGACAGTCCACTCATCCGGTTGGAGGCAGCGGTCGGCTACGAGGACGCGAGTTGGCGTCCCGGGCTTGCCGATTCGAAGGCGGCCGACCTGCTGGCGTCGGCGCTGGAATCCTGCGGATTGGATACCCAGGACCCGCGCTACGTGCAGGCACTCGGCAGTTTCGGGCGAGCGCTGGCGTTCGCCGGCGAGGCCGAACACGCCCGCGAAATCGGCGACCGCGCCATCGAACTTGGCCGAGCGATCAACGATCCAAGGGTGATGAAACACGCTCTGACCACCAGCCTTTGGCACGGCTTGGCCCCCGAGATGTGCGAAATCCAATCGGACCGTTCCGCCGAGCTATTGCGCGTTGCGCAATCGTGTCGCGACTACGACGCACTGGGTTCGGCCGCGCACTTTCGCGCCACCGTCAGCTATCTGGCGGGTCGACCCGACGATCTGGCCGCGTCGGCCGCCGACATGCAGCGAGCGGTCCAGGCTTGCGGGCAACCTTTCTACGGCTTCGTCAGTGCATGCGTGGAGCATGCGCTGAGCTATCTGCGCGGCGATTTCGCGGGCGCCGAGCATTGGGCCGACATCGCTTTGCGCACAGGAAGTTTGTTCGGTGTCGACGGCACAGAGGGCTCCAACGGAGTCCAGATGTTCATGATCCGCCGCGAAACCGGAGACCTGAAGCGATTCGCCGGATTCGTCGACGGCAGCGAAAAGTTCGCTGGCCGTTGGGTTCCCGGGCTGCTCGCGCTGTACACCGAACTCAAGTGCGAACGCGGCATGACGCGAGCTCTAAATCATCTGCTCAACCGCAATCTCGGCGACCGCACCACCGAGGCGCAGTGGCCGATGGAGCTGGCCTTCATGCTGGAGGCGGCCTTCGAACTGGACAACCGCGAAGCGATTCATGTACTGCGCCCGTACATTGCCCGCTACGCCGGAAGGAATCTGCTGGCCGGCCAGTTCGTGGCGGTGTTCGGCAGCGCCGACCGCTATCTCGCCCGGATCGCCGCGCTCAAGGGCGACCACGACTCGGCGGAGCGCCATTTCGGCGAGGCGTTGGAGATGGACCGGCGGATGGGTTCGGTTGTCCATGTCACCGAGACGATGATTCGGCAAGCGCTGTTTGCCGAGTCACGCGGTCGTACTCAGCAGGCCCGGCAATTGGCCGACGAGGTGCGTCGCATCGCCGGGCCGATGGGCCAGAGCCGGGTTGTGGACCTGGCGGACTCGTTGCTCACCATGAGTCCGCAGGGTCCCGACGGACTGACCGACCGGGAGGTCGACGTACTGCGGCTGCTGGCTGAGGGACTGAGCAATCGGGAAATCGGCCAACGCCTCTATATCAGCACAAATACCGCGGCCAACCACGTGCGCAGCATCCTGCTCAAGATCGGTGCCGCGAATCGCACCCAGGCCGCGATGTACGCCGCCGATCACGAACTACTCAGGTAG